The proteins below come from a single Chrysoperla carnea chromosome 1, inChrCarn1.1, whole genome shotgun sequence genomic window:
- the LOC123297519 gene encoding uncharacterized protein LOC123297519, with protein MEKYFILFLLISCLSVLKVQTNDEENYNENQLGSGNEDEDDAKQEYEIKLSDKIIEILEHYQQEDPIGIPGSTIPDPMSIPPLKHSFSVATMNFKNVLVHGLSKFKIIHMHTDVAKMQVNVALDIDTLLVHGNYTMSTFFTRSAGPFTVKLNDVSVTGLGHLAVERKGHLTLQEIAMDVTFKKIDMNFENLGFMGNVFQGIINSVGNFLFDSIKPFILSQANKNIRGDANKQIKKIDKTFPNSISPFDMAIAEARKTVRDRGYDPMKIEDYNNTLGLMDVHLTHTWVTGLSNFYRNGNITIELLNSSLIRTSFDVGTQRLKGSSHWDVGVIGGVLSRSGTFAFTIEHFKVKASINQSIDTREHPIIDTLDLDLGNIQVRCNGAGTADYIIEFLVNILPNLLRYQIMDALENPLKQRIQTILNTTSIDSIARDKLHILDDMQTNGFQF; from the exons GGAAATGAAGATGAAGATGATGCGAAACAAGAATATGAGATAAAATTAAGtgataaaattatagaaatattggAGCATTATCAACAAGAAGATCCAATTGGTATACCAGGCTCAACAATACCAGATCCTATGTCAATACCACcgttaaaacattcattttcgGTTGCTaccatgaattttaaaaatgttttagtacATGGTTTAtccaagtttaaaattattcacatGCACACAGATGTTGCTAAAATGCAA gtaaatGTAGCATTAGACATCGATACATTGTTAGTCCATGGAAATTACACAATGTCAACATTCTTTACTCGTTCGGCTGGTCCGTTTACAGTCAAATTAAACGATGTGAGTGTTACTGGTCTGGGACATTTAGCTGTGGAACGTAAAGGGCATTTAACTTTACAAGAGATTGCGATGGATGTTACTTTTAAAAAGATTgatatgaattttgaaaatttaggtTTTATGGGCAATGTTtttcaa ggtATTATCAATTCAGTTGgtaactttttatttgattcaatcAAACCATTTATTTTGAGTCAAGCAAATAAAAACATCCGTGGTGATGctaacaaacaaattaaaaaaattgataaaacattCCCTAATTCAATATCACCATTTGATATGGCTATTGCTGAAGCACGTAAAACAGTTCGAGATCGTGGATATGATCCTATGAAAATTGAGGATTATAATAATACT CTTGGTTTAATGGATGTACATTTGACCCATACATGGGTGACTGGTTTAAGTAACTTTTATCGAAATGGTAATATTACAATTGAATTGTTAAATTCGTCATTAATCCGCACATCGTTCGATGTTGGCACACAACGATTAAAGGGCTCTAGTCATTGGGATGTTGGTGTAATCGGTGGTGTACTTAGTCGATCTGGAACATTCGCATTTACAATTGAACATTTCAAA GTAAAAgcatcaatcaatcaatcaatcgaCACACGTGAACATCCAATAATCGATACTCTTGATTTAGATTTAGGTAACATACAAGTACGCTGTAATGGAGCTGGTACAGCCGATTATATTATAGAAtttctagtaaatattttaccaaatttattaCGTTATCAAATAATGGATGCTTTAGAGAATCCATTAAAACAACGTatacaaacaatattaaatactaCTAGTATTGATTCAATAGCACGagataaattacatatattagATGATATGCAAACAAACggtttccaattttaa
- the LOC123305454 gene encoding tudor domain-containing protein 7A-like, which translates to MFPSNSTFPSTGDLPSPDLPMDGTYFDVNIPSAVNPWNFFIQPYKDGKELKQWMLNLQEYYNTGPGSKKYQLTLNDVKPGECYVALHHPDNTWYRACVNQTIDNDSISAFFVDYGQYVVLNLKQLKPLHSKFKKLPFQVLKARLSGITPVGQKWSVDDCRIFQELVVGKQFVCTIKEIGRDILHDNDNVLSVFLIDTSTNVDIQIHRLLIRKGIAVPIKT; encoded by the exons atgtttccatCAAATT cgACATTTCCATCAACTGGTGATTTACCATCACCAGATTTGCCAATGGATGGTAcatattttgatgtaaatatACCAAGTGCTGTCAATCCATGGAATTTCTTT ATTCAACCATATAAAGATGGTAAAGAATTAAAACAATGGATGCTCAATTTACAAGAATATTATAACACTGGACCTGgtagtaaaaaatatcaattaacgTTAAACGATGTAAAACCTGGAGAATGTTATGTCGCCCTCCATCATCCAGACAATACATGGTATCGTGCATGTGTGAATCAAACAATCGATAACGATTCAATCTCAGCATTCTTTGTCGATTATGGTCAGtatgttgttttaaatttaaaacaattgaaaccattacattcaaaatttaaaaaattaccatttcaAGTATTAAAAGCACGTTTATCCGGTATTACACCCGTTGGACAAAAATGGTCAGTAGATGATTGTAGGATATTCCAGGAATTAGTTGTTGGTAAACAATTCGTGTGTACGATTAAAGAGATTGGACGCGATATCTTAcatgataatgataatgtatTATCTGTGTTTTTGATTGACACTTCCACAAATGTTGATATTCAAATTCATAGATTATTAATTCGAAAAGGTATTGCTGTACCGATCAAAACTTAG